The Chitinivibrionales bacterium nucleotide sequence GTTCACTAACTACTACTAACTGCAGTCAATTGTACTACGATACAATGCTAGTATAAATTGCTGAGAATATTGATAAAAAAAAACCTGCCGCGGCTGCATGCGGCAGGTTCGCCCTTTTTAAGAATGAAGGAGGTACTGAGGAACTGTGTACCACTTTCAACCGATAAATACCAACTACTCGCAGCCATACTAAATACGGGCGCTTGAGGTATATTATTGCGGATTTTGGATATTAAATTGATAGTCATAAGCAATTGAATTATATGCTTAAACTAGAAAATGCGCAACTTTGCTTAGAGCTTGTTGATCCATTTGCGGACCTTAAATTGCTCGGATCCCGGTACTGTACCGGCGGGTATATTTTTCAGGTCAGAGATAACATAATCGGTGATCTTCTTTCGGGACCAACTTATCCGGACGGCGGATTTAATTCTTTTGACGGTCAGGGGGCGCCTGAGGTTTTTCTAACCGCATTGAACGAGGAAAAAGCCGCGATAGGCGAGGATGTTTGCGTGCTTGGCGTCGGAATAGTGACCCGCACGAGCCCTAAAACGCCGTTTCACGTCCGTGACAATCCCGCAGTGAAGGAATTCGCAAAGTGGGACATTGATCAAATGGCCGGTGCAATCACCATGCGAACACGGCAGGTATTTGATAAGTGGGATACTTCAATAACCCGGTCCGTATCGCTGCAAGAAAGAAATGTCGAGTCCAAAACAAATCTCTCAAATAATGGGAGGGATCCTTTGCCGCTTCGCTGGTTCCCGCATCCGTTCTTTCCTTTTCCAAAAAACAATGTCGCCTGCCGGATCAGCGGTTCTGTTTCAGTCCCTAATAATCCGGGATTTTCCATTAATGATGAAGGCTATATTGAATTGAAGCCCGGCTATAACTGGAAAAAAGGCCTGTATCAGCCGCTCATAATTGACAATACAGGAATATTTTCCGCAAAACAGTTGCATCCCCTTGTTGAAAAGGTTATTGTAAGATGCAATTATATCCCGTCGTTTATTCCGGTGTGGGCAAATGACAACACGTTTTCATTTGAACCGTATCTTGAGACGGAAATAAAATCTTGCGACCACGTCACATGGAAAATACAGTACGAGTTTTGACCAAAAAACAACATGAGGGACCGCTCTTTAGATCCCTCATGTCCGACACTTGCTATGTACCCTTTATCCTGTCCAACCAAAAACCTTGTCCCAATTGACCTGGTCGGCAGGCCTCGTTTTGCCGGCCTTGGCGGACGTGCTCACTGCATTACCGGAATTCGAACTTGAATTCTGGCTGTTTTCCGTGTTCACGCACTGACAATTGTCAGGCTTTACCTTTTCCGACATTGTTCCAGACGGTCCCGGGCTCCCGGCCAAAGCAACTCCCGCACCGGCAAAAATCACCAGCATCGACGATAGTAATATTTTTCTTAAATACATATTTTACCTCCTTTATTTTATAAGAATTACGCCGGAAACTTCATTGATATTGCCCGAAACCGGTTTTATCCTCCCAATCAATCAACTCAGTGAGACAAATTGGTTGTTTAATGGATTTGACGTTGATGTCTGATTGGATTCAAAGACTTGCTTGATGAATTAAAGTCCAACGTGGTCTTGCATAATTGAGCAGGGTCTGAAACGGTTTACGCGAATCTTTATAAGGGGGAAATCCGAAGAACCGTTCCCGCGTCTCCGTGGCAAACTTTTCTTTGGAAATTGGGTTATACTAGTACCGCAAGATCACTCGTCTCCGGATTCCCCCCGAGCTGAACAATAGCATCAGAAGAGACGCCTTTTTCTTTGAGCGGCTCGACAACCTCGGAGAGCAAATCGGGAACCGAGGAAACAAGCACTGTTGCGCCGGCCTCAGTAGTTATTTTGATCTTGGTGAGGCATGCGGGAACAAGCACGGTATCACCTTTTTGCAAAGTCGTGGAGGAGTGTTTATCTTCAAGCCGTATATCCCCGTTGCATACTGTTATCACGCGGAACGAGCGTTTGGCGGGCAAGGGAACCTTCGCTGAATGGGAAAACAGGTATTCTTCCAGAGCGAAATAGCGGCAGGCGACGCGGAACGAATGGCTGAACGCGGCGGTTTTATCGACCGTCGCGGGAGGGATTTTATGGAACTGGTGCCAGGTCGTGTCGACGATTTCCAGCGATTCCCTCACGTGCAAATCGCGGGGCATGCAGCTTTTGTCAAGGCGGTCCCAGTCGTAAAGCCGGAAGGTAGTGTCGGAGGTTTCCTGCACTTCGTAAAACAAAACACCGCCGAGCACGGCGTGCACGGTGCGGCCCGGAACAAACACCACATCGCCGGCGGCGACGTCCACGAAATTGAGGAGCGGGACTATTTTGTCCGAACCTGCGGCATCCCTGAGGTCGTCGCGACTCACGCCTTTTTTGACCCCGCACACCACTTGGGCGCCGAGCTCGGCGCTGATGATGTACCAGCATTCGCTTTTTCCGAAATCGCCGAGGCCGAGCGCCTTTGCCTGCGCGTCGTCGGGATGCA carries:
- a CDS encoding type I phosphomannose isomerase catalytic subunit codes for the protein MTDVSRVTPLRFSPILKEKIWGGAAIGRVFCKAAPPDAAIGESWELSGMRGNESVALTEPYAGKTLPEILASGHDAIVGAIPRYKGFPLLYKFIDSHAKLSVQVHPDDAQAKALGLGDFGKSECWYIISAELGAQVVCGVKKGVSRDDLRDAAGSDKIVPLLNFVDVAAGDVVFVPGRTVHAVLGGVLFYEVQETSDTTFRLYDWDRLDKSCMPRDLHVRESLEIVDTTWHQFHKIPPATVDKTAAFSHSFRVACRYFALEEYLFSHSAKVPLPAKRSFRVITVCNGDIRLEDKHSSTTLQKGDTVLVPACLTKIKITTEAGATVLVSSVPDLLSEVVEPLKEKGVSSDAIVQLGGNPETSDLAVLV